In Neospora caninum Liverpool complete genome, chromosome II, the following are encoded in one genomic region:
- a CDS encoding phosphoglycerate kinase, related produces the protein MGSRPFFLRASAALLEVLACCSWFSVSPAVSFSSPPSRGLVLDSLATVGPSPIASSLLVQNRASSPSRLFSQLGSRRSNLRGPENDFASSAAFLVSTAGARDNLSTPDLTRRLQNSASAFKPRSQSSPQSRLRATPAASQGGLRKKRLDSLSPSELRGKRVLVRADLNVPLEVKQEGAEEVVSIANDARIRASLPTLRYLVDSGAKTIVCSHLGRPKTEQDRQRLSLKPVAERLQSLLGNARVFMAPAVVGPEVEAMAEKLEKGDILLLENVRFEKGETKNDEELSRAFAKLSDMYVNDAFGTAHRAHASTAGVTKFLRPSVAGFLLHQELEYLSTVVANPVRPFAALVGGAKVSSKLGVLRALIQQVDKLVIGGAMAFTFLKARGIKVGASLVEDDQLEAALQMEALAKEKGVELIIPDDVVVADRCAPDAQTAVVPVTEIPDGWLGLDNGPQTTARIVQSLQDCKTVLWNGPMGMSEYEPFAAGTQDVAKALAEITRRGATTVVGGGDSVAAIERLGLSREFSHVSTGGGASLELLEGKLLPGVAALSDEEETN, from the exons ATGGGCTCTAGACCGTTCTTCTTGAGGGCGTCGGCTGCACTCCTCGAAGTGCTCGCCTGCTGTTCGTGGTTTTCCGTATCACCTG CGGTATCGTTttcgtcgccgccctcgcgcggACTTGTTCTCGACTCTCTGGCGACAGTTGGCCCGTCACCCattgcttcgtctctcctcgtgcaGAATCGCGCGTCGTCACCGAGTCGTCTTTTCTCACAACTGGGATCCAGGCGCAGCAACCTGCGGGGACCGGAAAACGACTTTGCGTCTTCCGCagctttcctcgtctccacagcgggagcgagagacaaccTCTCCACTCCCGACCTCACCCGTCGATTGCAGAACTCCGCAAGTGCCTTCAAGCCCAGGAGCCAGAGCTCGCCTCAGAGCCGCCTGCGGGCGACGCCCGCAGCCTCACAAGGGGggctgaggaagaagcgcctAGACAGCTTGAGTCCCAGCGAGTTGCGAGGCAAGCGTGTGCTGGTACGAGCCGACTTGAACGTTCCTCTGGAGGTTAAGCAGGAAGGTGCGGAAGAAGTGGTTTCCATTGCAAATGATGCTCGCATCAGGGCATCTTTACCCACCCTGCGGTATTTGGTGGACAGCGGCGCAAAGACGATCGTGTGTTCCCACCTCGGCCGGCCGAAAACAGAGCAAGACAGACAGAGGCTTTCCTTGAAACCGGTCGCCGAGCGTTTGCAGAGCCTCCTCGGGAATGCCCGAGTGTTCATGGCTCCAGCTGTCGTCGGGCCCGAGGTCGAGGCTATGGCAGAAAAGctggaaaaaggcgacaTCTTGCTCCTCGAGAATG TGCGGTTCGAAAAGGGTGAGACGAAGAACGATGAAGAACTGTCTCGGGCGTTTGCGAAGCTTTCGGACATGTACGTGAACGACGCATTCGGCACAGCTCATCGAGCCCACGCTTCCACTGCCGGCGTTACGAAGTTCCTTCGACCTTCTGTCGCCGGCTTCCTTCTGCATCAGGAACTCGAGTACCTTTCT ACGGTAGTGGCCAATCCCGTTCGGCCATTCGCAGCGCTGGTCGGCGGAGCGAAGGTCTCCTCCAAGCTCGGCGTTCTGCGCGCTTTGATTCAACAAGTCGACAAGCTTGTCATCGGGGGTGCCATGGCATTCACTTTCCTGAAGGCTCGAGGCATCAAAGTCGGAGCGTCCCTTGTGGAAGATGACCAGCTGGAGGCTGCTCTG CAAATGGAGGCGCTGGCCAAGGAGAAGGGCGTGGAACTGATTATTCCTGACGACGTTGTCGTGGCAGATCGCTGCGCACCAGACGCGCAGACAGCTGTCGTGCCTGTGACGGAAATCCCCGACGGCTGGTTGGGCCTCGATAATGGGCCGCAGACCACGGCAAGAATCGTCCAGTCACTCCAAGACTGTAAAACGGTCCTCTG GAACGGTCCAATGGGCATGAGCGAGTACGAGCCGTTCGCCGCTGGCACGCAGGACGTTGCAAAAGCTCTCGCTGAGATCACCAGACGGGGGGCTACGACGGTCGTCGGCGGAGGCGACTCTGTGGCGGCGATTGAGCGGCTCGGTCTTTCCCGCGAATTCTCGCATGTTTCCACCGGGGGCGGAGCGTCGCTCGAACTCCTCGAGGGCAAGTTGCTGCCAGGAGTTGCAGCCCTctcggacgaggaagagacgaactGA
- a CDS encoding putative ubiquitin-like domain-containing CTD phosphatase 1, protein MTESEKHGGEDDRASSVERRQASSGESPSGSQPCDSPFSSPSPFSSPSPFSSPSPFSSPSPFSSPSPFSPLGPQCDASSAASEAMYPRAGHSLVETKRRREDTAGEKDCAETDCFVELEHSEREAGADECTALPADLARGGRRRVSLKQLKTADGHRAMDSPGLRPCSQDDAATGDSPREGDSRTSPRGDTSDVALDRSGRRASKEGEDATDAPESGASFAGEEKRDPDPSTRGAAETDKQIPPGAESKADEAAIADAAAGERPCSALPRVSTDASSSVPALDIVADDDAEEEEEDLGEVLVVNVKWGGKMYDVPLSLPDFECFSLGDFKERLQQRLSVPADKQKLLGLTNAQGGAAKDTDLFRSLRFKKERQMMLIGSTDAQLLAAAQAHAAALAESDSVVDDFLASPSGGARFSEDELRTPLHLERLDMALERTRIQLLHAPRKGKKLLVLDLDYTLFDCKSLAGSMEDLKRPFLDRFMQEVFEDYDIAVWSQTHWKWVEMKCTELGFLTSSKYHLCFVLDRRQKKGKGSSQEAGVELRTHEVKALELIWRKFPEFWNASNTVHVDDLSRNFVFNPKNGIKVSAYRREKRNNDTELLLLSIYLKRIAQESDVRNIPHKHWKIRAAEEARRGGLVSEDVTRLARKAKESNGD, encoded by the exons ATGACGGAGTCGGAAAAGCACGGCGGTGAAGACGATCGTGCTTCCTCAGTCGAGCGCCGCCAAGCGTCTTCCGGAGAGTCGCCATCTGGTTCGCAGCCTTGTgactctcccttctcttctccctctcccttctcttctccctctcccttctcttctccctctcccttctcttctccctctcccttctcttctccctctcccttctctcctctcggcccTCAGTGCGACGCCTCCAGCGCCGCTTCCGAGGCGATGTACCCGCGGGCGGGCCATTCCTTggtggagacaaagaggaggcgagaagacactgcaggcgagaaggactgCGCAGAAACCGACTGTTTCGTGGAACTCGAGCACTCCGAGAGGGAAGCGGGCGCAGACGAATGCACAGCCCTCCCGGCAGACCTcgcgaggggaggaagacgtcgcgtctcccttaAACAGTTGAAGACAGCTGACGGGCATCGGGCAATGGACTCGCCAGGGCTGCGCCCGTGCTCGCAGGACGACGCCGCGACGGGGGACAGTCCCCGCGAAGGGGACAGTCGAACTtcgccgcgaggagacacctcaGACGTCGCGCTGGATCGCtcggggagacgcgcgagcaaagagggcgaagacgcgacagaTGCACCAGAGAGCGGAGCGTCTTTCGctggcgaagagaagcgagacccAGACCCCTCGACGCGTGGAGCTGCGGAGACGGACAAGCAGATCCCTCCTGGTGCAGAAAGCAAAGCCGATGAAGCCGCGATCGCCGATGCCGCAGCAGGGGAAAGGCCGTGCAGCGCGCTCCCTCGAGTGTCCACTgacgcttcctcttccgtgcCGGCTCTCGACATCGTAGCAGACGACGAcgcggaggaggaagaagaagacctCGGAGAAGTCCTGGTGGTGAACGTGAAGTGGGGAGGAAAAATGTACGACGTGCCGCTCTCGCTGCCCGACTTTGAGTGCTTCTCGCTCGGCGACTTCAAAGAAAGGCTGCAACAACGGCTCTCTGTGCCCGCCGACAAACAG AAACTGCTGGGCCTCACCAATGCCCAAGGCGGTGCGGCGAAGGACACCGAcctctttcgttctctgcgCTTCAAAAAGGAGCGGCAAATGATGCTGATTGGAAGCACCGACGCTCAGctcctcgctgctgcgcAAGCGCACGCCGCCGCGCTAGCCGAGAGTGACAGT GTTGTTGACgactttctcgcctcgccaaGCGGTggtgcgcgtttttctgagGACGAACTTCGCACGCCGCTTCACCTGGAGCGCCTCGACATGGCGCTGGAGCGGACGCGAATCCAgctgttgcatgcgccgagaaaaggaaaaaaactgCTCGTTCTCGACCTCGACTACACGCTCTTTGACTGCAAATCTT TGGCAGGCAGCATGGAAGACCTCAAGCGGCCGTTTCTCGATCGTTTCATGcag GAAGTCTTCGAGGACTACGACATCGCTGTGTGGAGTCAGACGCACTGGAAGTGGGTGGAGATGAAGTGCACGGAGCTCGGCTTCCTGACCTCTTCCAAATACCATCTTTGCTTCGTTCTCGATcg aagacaaaagaaagggaaaggtTCGTCTCAGGAGGCAGGCGTCGAACTCCGGACCCACGAG gtCAAAGCTCTCGAGCTGATATGGCGGAAATTTCCCGAGTTCTGGAACGCGAGCAACACCGTCCACGTCGACGATCTGTCACGGAATTTCGTCTTCAATCCCAAAAACGGAATCAAAGTTTCTGCCTACAG aagagagaagcgaaatAACGACACAGAGCTGCTGCTTCTCAGCATCTATTTGAAACGCATTGCGCAGGAATCAGACGTTCGAAATATCCCGCACAAGCACTGGAAAATCCGAGcagcagaagaggcgcgccgtGGAGGGCTCGTCTCCGAGGACGTCACCCGTTTGGCTAGAAAAGCAAAGGAATCCAACGGCGATTAA
- a CDS encoding putative mog1 protein, whose amino-acid sequence MVRVPLFGGAMACQLPDTFKDVSTIRQVPDNQEVFMDMSSERSVVIEIVEYQENVSDGDASRFFFCDLAKENGATDAQLSSSFIWKDEPRIPISERHVVIVAKGVQQLRQDGTKRVPVEMAIIRVPGHNAEILISLYGEPSDGEPDASKVDAEDSVVFEQLIGAFVITDYSLFV is encoded by the exons ATGGTCCGCGTACCTCTCTTCGGAGGAGCTATGGCCTGTCAGCTTCCAGACACTTTTAAGGATGTGAG CACCATCCGCCAAGTTCCCGACAACCAAGAGGTCTTCATGGATATGAGCAGTGAGAGAAGCGTTGTCATCGAGATCGTTGAATACCAAGAAAATGTTTCGGACGGAGACGCATCCAG ATTCTTTTTCTGTGATCTGGCGAAGGAGAATGGCGCCACAGATGCCCAGTTATCTAGCAGCTTCATTTGGAAGGACGAACCTCGAATTCCCATCTCAGAACGACA CGTGGTCATCGTAGCGAAGGGCGTTCAGCAACTTCGTCAGGACGGCACGAAACGAGTACCTGTGGAAATGGCTATCATTCGCGTTCCGG GCCACAACGCAGAAATCCTCATATCTTTGTATGGGGAGCCATCCGATGGCGAACCTGACGCGTCCAAAGTCGATGCGGAGGACAGTGTAGTGTTCGAGCAGCTGATCGGTGCCTTTGTCATCACCGATtactctcttttcgtctAA